A stretch of Acipenser ruthenus chromosome 1, fAciRut3.2 maternal haplotype, whole genome shotgun sequence DNA encodes these proteins:
- the LOC117420568 gene encoding uncharacterized protein LOC117420568 isoform X2 yields MASIQQRRKYQPFNNKEISEAPKPIESYLVGKLLQKEVKIHHGHFAAESMKQSYADVLSKDRKTEAAASSPKQRLIDDILARRSIQQFDKEIQDSDNERILKEEEDHIKRELWALHLQKNRHEFIVAPHPGNDHELQARIQQRMESLPAMEARVKKMREELEREKLAETTVPTQTSHIKTVHRLFNEVVDEIMDDNLSLSKRTDHFTEQHSWKQKQQVERVMEEVLTDRVISLIMEQIVLEEAGKKDLGKDQPGNPSENLVHILLQQQRDRQRHRKETWSHTQKEKFTKEAKL; encoded by the exons ATGGCATCCATTCAACAGCGAAG GAAATACCAACCTTTCAACAACAAAGAGATTTCAGAAGCTCCAAAACCTATTGAAAGTTATTTGGTTGGAAAATTGCTTCAGAAAGAAGTCAAAATACACCATGGTCATTTTGCTGCTGAGTCAATGAAACAAAGCTATGCAGATGTATTAAGTAAAG ATAGAAAGACAGAGGCTGCAGCTTCAAGCCCAAAGCAGAGGCTGATTGATGACATCTTAGCCAGGCGTAGCATTCAGCAGTTTGATAAAGAAATACAAGATAGTGACAATGAAAG GATACTCAAGGAAGAGGAAGACCATATCAAGAGAGAGCTCTGGGCGCTTCATTTACAGAAGAATCGTCATG AATTTATTGTGGCCCCACACCCAGGCAACGACCATGAGCTTCAGGCTCGTATACAACAGCGAATGGAGAGTCTACCTGCCATGGAGGCCAGAGTAAAAAAAATGAG agaAGAACTTGAGAGGGAGAAATTGGCTGAAACAACTGTACCAACCCAAACAAGTCACATCAAAACG GTTCATCGACTATTCAATGAGGTGGTGGATGAGATAATGGATGACAATCTTTCTTTGTCAAAACGGACAGATCACTTCACCGA GCAACACTCGTGGAAACAGAAGCAGCAGGTTGAAAGGGTGATGGAGGAGGTCCTAACAGATCGGGTCATCAGCCTCATTATGGAGCAGATTGTCTTGGAG GAAGCTGGCAAAAAAGACCTTGGAAAGGATCAACCAGGAAATCCTTCTGAAAACCTGGTCCACATTCTGCTGCAAcagcagagagacaggcagcGACACAG AAAAGAAACATGGAGCCACACCCAAAAGGAGAAATTTACAAAAGAGGCCAAGCTCTGA
- the LOC117420568 gene encoding uncharacterized protein LOC117420568 isoform X1, translating to MASIQQRRKYQPFNNKEISEAPKPIESYLVGKLLQKEVKIHHGHFAAESMKQSYADVLSKDRKTEAAASSPKQRLIDDILARRSIQQFDKEIQDSDNERILKEEEDHIKRELWALHLQKNRHEFIVAPHPGNDHELQARIQQRMESLPAMEARVKKMREELEREKLAETTVPTQTSHIKTVHRLFNEVVDEIMDDNLSLSKRTDHFTEQHSWKQKQQVERVMEEVLTDRVISLIMEQIVLESTLEFSKEIAHALYNVNKMCQALSFDVILNSAQEAGKKDLGKDQPGNPSENLVHILLQQQRDRQRHRKETWSHTQKEKFTKEAKL from the exons ATGGCATCCATTCAACAGCGAAG GAAATACCAACCTTTCAACAACAAAGAGATTTCAGAAGCTCCAAAACCTATTGAAAGTTATTTGGTTGGAAAATTGCTTCAGAAAGAAGTCAAAATACACCATGGTCATTTTGCTGCTGAGTCAATGAAACAAAGCTATGCAGATGTATTAAGTAAAG ATAGAAAGACAGAGGCTGCAGCTTCAAGCCCAAAGCAGAGGCTGATTGATGACATCTTAGCCAGGCGTAGCATTCAGCAGTTTGATAAAGAAATACAAGATAGTGACAATGAAAG GATACTCAAGGAAGAGGAAGACCATATCAAGAGAGAGCTCTGGGCGCTTCATTTACAGAAGAATCGTCATG AATTTATTGTGGCCCCACACCCAGGCAACGACCATGAGCTTCAGGCTCGTATACAACAGCGAATGGAGAGTCTACCTGCCATGGAGGCCAGAGTAAAAAAAATGAG agaAGAACTTGAGAGGGAGAAATTGGCTGAAACAACTGTACCAACCCAAACAAGTCACATCAAAACG GTTCATCGACTATTCAATGAGGTGGTGGATGAGATAATGGATGACAATCTTTCTTTGTCAAAACGGACAGATCACTTCACCGA GCAACACTCGTGGAAACAGAAGCAGCAGGTTGAAAGGGTGATGGAGGAGGTCCTAACAGATCGGGTCATCAGCCTCATTATGGAGCAGATTGTCTTGGAG tctACTTTGGAGTTTTCAAAGGAAATTGCTCATGCATTATATAATGTGAACAAAATGTGTCAAGCCTTATCCTTTGATGTCATTTTAAACTCTGCTCAG GAAGCTGGCAAAAAAGACCTTGGAAAGGATCAACCAGGAAATCCTTCTGAAAACCTGGTCCACATTCTGCTGCAAcagcagagagacaggcagcGACACAG AAAAGAAACATGGAGCCACACCCAAAAGGAGAAATTTACAAAAGAGGCCAAGCTCTGA
- the LOC117420982 gene encoding ubiquitin carboxyl-terminal hydrolase 46 isoform X4 — protein sequence MTVRNIASICNMGTNASALEKDIGPEQFPINEHYFGLVNFGNTCYCNSVLQALYFCRPFRENVLAYKAQQKKKENLLTCLADLFHSITTQKKKVGVIPPKKFISRLRKENDLFDNYMQQDAHEFLNYLLNTVADILQEETTQEKQNGKLKNGSTTSDVEESNKIEPTWVHDIFQGTLTNETRCLNCETVSSKDEDFLDLSVDVEQNTSITHCLRMRVKKLPMILALHLKRFKYMEQLHRYTKLSYRVVFPLELRLFNTSGDAVNLDRMYDLVAVVVHCGSGPNRGHYITIVKSHGFWLLFDDDIVEKIDAQAIEEFYGLTSDISKNSESGYILFYQSRE from the exons ATGACTGTCAGAAATATCGCCTCCATTTGTAACATG GGCACCAATGCCTCTGCTCTGGAAAAAGACATTGGTCCCGAGCAGTTCCCAATCAATGAACACTACTTCGGATTGGTCAAT TTTGGCAACACGTGCTACTGTAACTCGGTGTTGCAGGCGCTGTACTTCTGTCGACCATTCCGGGAGAATGTGCTGGCATACAAGGCCCAGCAGAAGAAGAAAGAGAACCTGCTCACGTGCCTGGCTGACCTGTTTCACAGCATCACCACGCAGAAGAAGAAGGTCGGGGTGATTCCTCCCAAGAAATTCATTTCCAGGTTACGGAAAGAGAATG ATCTCTTTGATAATTACATGCAGCAGGACGCCCACGAGTTCCTGAACTACCTGCTGAACACGGTGGCAGATATCCTGCAGGAGGAGACGACACAGGAGAAACAAAACGGGAAGCTGAAGAACGGCAGCACCACCAGCGACGTGGAGGAGAGCAACAAGATCGAACCCACCTGGGTGCACGACATCTTTCAGGGGACACTGACCAACGAGACACGGTGCCTGAACTGTGAAACA GTAAGCAGCAAAGATGAGGATTTCCTTGACCTTTCGGTTGATGTGGAGCAGAACACATCAATTACGCATTGTCTGAG GATGCGAGTGAAGAAGCTGCCGATGATTCTGGCTCTGCACCTCAAGAGGTTCAAGTACATGGAGCAGCTGCACCGATACACCAAGCTCTCCTACCGCGTGGTGTTTCCTTTGGAGTTACGCCTCTTCAACACTTCAGGCGATGCTGTCAATTTGGATCGCATGTATGATCTCGTAGCTGTTGTTGTCCATTGTGGAAG CGGTCCTAACAGAGGGCACTACATTACCATAGTGAAAAGTCATGGGTTTTGGCTGTTGTTTGACGATGACATTGTAGAG AAAATCGACGCCCAGGCTATTGAAGAATTCTATGGTCTAACCTCTGACATTTCCAAAAACTCTGAGTCtggatacattttattttaccaaTCGAGAGAATGA
- the LOC117420982 gene encoding ubiquitin carboxyl-terminal hydrolase 46 isoform X3, whose amino-acid sequence MTVRNIASICNMGTNASALEKDIGPEQFPINEHYFGLVNALYFCRPFRENVLAYKAQQKKKENLLTCLADLFHSITTQKKKVGVIPPKKFISRLRKENDLFDNYMQQDAHEFLNYLLNTVADILQEETTQEKQNGKLKNGSTTSDVEESNKIEPTWVHDIFQGTLTNETRCLNCETVSSKDEDFLDLSVDVEQNTSITHCLRDFSNTETLCSEYKYYCEMCCSKQEAQKRMRVKKLPMILALHLKRFKYMEQLHRYTKLSYRVVFPLELRLFNTSGDAVNLDRMYDLVAVVVHCGSGPNRGHYITIVKSHGFWLLFDDDIVEKIDAQAIEEFYGLTSDISKNSESGYILFYQSRE is encoded by the exons ATGACTGTCAGAAATATCGCCTCCATTTGTAACATG GGCACCAATGCCTCTGCTCTGGAAAAAGACATTGGTCCCGAGCAGTTCCCAATCAATGAACACTACTTCGGATTGGTCAAT GCGCTGTACTTCTGTCGACCATTCCGGGAGAATGTGCTGGCATACAAGGCCCAGCAGAAGAAGAAAGAGAACCTGCTCACGTGCCTGGCTGACCTGTTTCACAGCATCACCACGCAGAAGAAGAAGGTCGGGGTGATTCCTCCCAAGAAATTCATTTCCAGGTTACGGAAAGAGAATG ATCTCTTTGATAATTACATGCAGCAGGACGCCCACGAGTTCCTGAACTACCTGCTGAACACGGTGGCAGATATCCTGCAGGAGGAGACGACACAGGAGAAACAAAACGGGAAGCTGAAGAACGGCAGCACCACCAGCGACGTGGAGGAGAGCAACAAGATCGAACCCACCTGGGTGCACGACATCTTTCAGGGGACACTGACCAACGAGACACGGTGCCTGAACTGTGAAACA GTAAGCAGCAAAGATGAGGATTTCCTTGACCTTTCGGTTGATGTGGAGCAGAACACATCAATTACGCATTGTCTGAG GGATTTCAGCAACACAGAAACACTATGCAGTGAATACAAGTACTACTGTGAAATGTGCTGCAGTAAGCAGGAAGCACAGAAAAG GATGCGAGTGAAGAAGCTGCCGATGATTCTGGCTCTGCACCTCAAGAGGTTCAAGTACATGGAGCAGCTGCACCGATACACCAAGCTCTCCTACCGCGTGGTGTTTCCTTTGGAGTTACGCCTCTTCAACACTTCAGGCGATGCTGTCAATTTGGATCGCATGTATGATCTCGTAGCTGTTGTTGTCCATTGTGGAAG CGGTCCTAACAGAGGGCACTACATTACCATAGTGAAAAGTCATGGGTTTTGGCTGTTGTTTGACGATGACATTGTAGAG AAAATCGACGCCCAGGCTATTGAAGAATTCTATGGTCTAACCTCTGACATTTCCAAAAACTCTGAGTCtggatacattttattttaccaaTCGAGAGAATGA
- the LOC117420982 gene encoding ubiquitin carboxyl-terminal hydrolase 46 isoform X2, whose product MGDTAAVPLSKGTNASALEKDIGPEQFPINEHYFGLVNFGNTCYCNSVLQALYFCRPFRENVLAYKAQQKKKENLLTCLADLFHSITTQKKKVGVIPPKKFISRLRKENDLFDNYMQQDAHEFLNYLLNTVADILQEETTQEKQNGKLKNGSTTSDVEESNKIEPTWVHDIFQGTLTNETRCLNCETVSSKDEDFLDLSVDVEQNTSITHCLRDFSNTETLCSEYKYYCEMCCSKQEAQKRMRVKKLPMILALHLKRFKYMEQLHRYTKLSYRVVFPLELRLFNTSGDAVNLDRMYDLVAVVVHCGSGPNRGHYITIVKSHGFWLLFDDDIVEKIDAQAIEEFYGLTSDISKNSESGYILFYQSRE is encoded by the exons atgggcgacactgctgctgtacccttgagcaag GGCACCAATGCCTCTGCTCTGGAAAAAGACATTGGTCCCGAGCAGTTCCCAATCAATGAACACTACTTCGGATTGGTCAAT TTTGGCAACACGTGCTACTGTAACTCGGTGTTGCAGGCGCTGTACTTCTGTCGACCATTCCGGGAGAATGTGCTGGCATACAAGGCCCAGCAGAAGAAGAAAGAGAACCTGCTCACGTGCCTGGCTGACCTGTTTCACAGCATCACCACGCAGAAGAAGAAGGTCGGGGTGATTCCTCCCAAGAAATTCATTTCCAGGTTACGGAAAGAGAATG ATCTCTTTGATAATTACATGCAGCAGGACGCCCACGAGTTCCTGAACTACCTGCTGAACACGGTGGCAGATATCCTGCAGGAGGAGACGACACAGGAGAAACAAAACGGGAAGCTGAAGAACGGCAGCACCACCAGCGACGTGGAGGAGAGCAACAAGATCGAACCCACCTGGGTGCACGACATCTTTCAGGGGACACTGACCAACGAGACACGGTGCCTGAACTGTGAAACA GTAAGCAGCAAAGATGAGGATTTCCTTGACCTTTCGGTTGATGTGGAGCAGAACACATCAATTACGCATTGTCTGAG GGATTTCAGCAACACAGAAACACTATGCAGTGAATACAAGTACTACTGTGAAATGTGCTGCAGTAAGCAGGAAGCACAGAAAAG GATGCGAGTGAAGAAGCTGCCGATGATTCTGGCTCTGCACCTCAAGAGGTTCAAGTACATGGAGCAGCTGCACCGATACACCAAGCTCTCCTACCGCGTGGTGTTTCCTTTGGAGTTACGCCTCTTCAACACTTCAGGCGATGCTGTCAATTTGGATCGCATGTATGATCTCGTAGCTGTTGTTGTCCATTGTGGAAG CGGTCCTAACAGAGGGCACTACATTACCATAGTGAAAAGTCATGGGTTTTGGCTGTTGTTTGACGATGACATTGTAGAG AAAATCGACGCCCAGGCTATTGAAGAATTCTATGGTCTAACCTCTGACATTTCCAAAAACTCTGAGTCtggatacattttattttaccaaTCGAGAGAATGA
- the LOC117420982 gene encoding ubiquitin carboxyl-terminal hydrolase 46 isoform X1 → MTVRNIASICNMGTNASALEKDIGPEQFPINEHYFGLVNFGNTCYCNSVLQALYFCRPFRENVLAYKAQQKKKENLLTCLADLFHSITTQKKKVGVIPPKKFISRLRKENDLFDNYMQQDAHEFLNYLLNTVADILQEETTQEKQNGKLKNGSTTSDVEESNKIEPTWVHDIFQGTLTNETRCLNCETVSSKDEDFLDLSVDVEQNTSITHCLRDFSNTETLCSEYKYYCEMCCSKQEAQKRMRVKKLPMILALHLKRFKYMEQLHRYTKLSYRVVFPLELRLFNTSGDAVNLDRMYDLVAVVVHCGSGPNRGHYITIVKSHGFWLLFDDDIVEKIDAQAIEEFYGLTSDISKNSESGYILFYQSRE, encoded by the exons ATGACTGTCAGAAATATCGCCTCCATTTGTAACATG GGCACCAATGCCTCTGCTCTGGAAAAAGACATTGGTCCCGAGCAGTTCCCAATCAATGAACACTACTTCGGATTGGTCAAT TTTGGCAACACGTGCTACTGTAACTCGGTGTTGCAGGCGCTGTACTTCTGTCGACCATTCCGGGAGAATGTGCTGGCATACAAGGCCCAGCAGAAGAAGAAAGAGAACCTGCTCACGTGCCTGGCTGACCTGTTTCACAGCATCACCACGCAGAAGAAGAAGGTCGGGGTGATTCCTCCCAAGAAATTCATTTCCAGGTTACGGAAAGAGAATG ATCTCTTTGATAATTACATGCAGCAGGACGCCCACGAGTTCCTGAACTACCTGCTGAACACGGTGGCAGATATCCTGCAGGAGGAGACGACACAGGAGAAACAAAACGGGAAGCTGAAGAACGGCAGCACCACCAGCGACGTGGAGGAGAGCAACAAGATCGAACCCACCTGGGTGCACGACATCTTTCAGGGGACACTGACCAACGAGACACGGTGCCTGAACTGTGAAACA GTAAGCAGCAAAGATGAGGATTTCCTTGACCTTTCGGTTGATGTGGAGCAGAACACATCAATTACGCATTGTCTGAG GGATTTCAGCAACACAGAAACACTATGCAGTGAATACAAGTACTACTGTGAAATGTGCTGCAGTAAGCAGGAAGCACAGAAAAG GATGCGAGTGAAGAAGCTGCCGATGATTCTGGCTCTGCACCTCAAGAGGTTCAAGTACATGGAGCAGCTGCACCGATACACCAAGCTCTCCTACCGCGTGGTGTTTCCTTTGGAGTTACGCCTCTTCAACACTTCAGGCGATGCTGTCAATTTGGATCGCATGTATGATCTCGTAGCTGTTGTTGTCCATTGTGGAAG CGGTCCTAACAGAGGGCACTACATTACCATAGTGAAAAGTCATGGGTTTTGGCTGTTGTTTGACGATGACATTGTAGAG AAAATCGACGCCCAGGCTATTGAAGAATTCTATGGTCTAACCTCTGACATTTCCAAAAACTCTGAGTCtggatacattttattttaccaaTCGAGAGAATGA